In Thiovibrio frasassiensis, one DNA window encodes the following:
- the flhB gene encoding flagellar biosynthesis protein FlhB yields the protein MADESSGQEKSEAPTSRRIQEAREKGDVAKSMEVPSAAVLLAGLLTLYYSSDFMLGQFLLLLRYYLGNLHTITITSSNMTVLTRESMLQTVLIVAPVMGAIFIAALASNYAQVGFLFTTEKLMPKFDKIDPIQGFSRLFSKQTLANVVKSVGKLLIIGYVSYAEIQKALPGILPLMDQEPMPILAFMCKIAFWIFLKSALIIAILAAADYAFQRWQFMEKMKMTKQEIKDEAKQTEGDPHVKGRIRAIQMQMARQRMMAEVPKADVVITNPTRLAIALRYDALAMVAPTVLAKGAGVIAQNIRKIAEEHAIPLVEDKPLAQALYKSTGLNETIPENLFQTVAEVLAYVYSLKRKRA from the coding sequence ATGGCGGACGAATCCTCCGGCCAGGAAAAAAGCGAGGCCCCCACCTCCCGCCGCATCCAAGAGGCCAGGGAAAAAGGGGATGTCGCCAAGAGCATGGAAGTGCCTTCCGCCGCAGTCCTGCTCGCCGGCCTGCTCACCCTCTATTATTCAAGCGATTTCATGCTGGGGCAATTCCTCCTCTTGCTCCGGTATTACCTCGGCAATCTGCACACCATTACGATTACCTCGAGCAACATGACCGTGCTTACCCGGGAATCCATGCTCCAGACCGTGCTCATCGTCGCGCCGGTCATGGGGGCCATCTTCATCGCGGCCCTGGCCTCCAACTATGCCCAGGTCGGCTTCCTCTTCACCACGGAAAAGCTGATGCCGAAGTTCGACAAGATCGATCCGATCCAGGGTTTTTCCCGGCTCTTTTCCAAGCAGACCCTGGCCAATGTCGTCAAATCCGTGGGCAAACTGCTCATCATCGGCTACGTTTCCTATGCGGAGATACAAAAAGCCTTGCCCGGCATCCTGCCGCTCATGGATCAGGAGCCCATGCCCATCCTGGCCTTCATGTGCAAGATCGCCTTCTGGATCTTTCTGAAATCGGCGCTGATCATCGCGATACTCGCGGCGGCGGACTATGCCTTTCAGCGCTGGCAGTTCATGGAAAAAATGAAGATGACCAAGCAGGAGATCAAGGACGAAGCCAAACAGACCGAAGGCGATCCCCACGTCAAGGGGCGCATCCGGGCCATCCAGATGCAGATGGCCAGACAACGGATGATGGCCGAGGTTCCCAAGGCCGATGTGGTGATCACCAACCCCACCCGTCTGGCCATCGCCCTGCGCTACGATGCCCTTGCCATGGTGGCCCCCACGGTCCTGGCCAAGGGCGCCGGGGTTATCGCCCAGAATATCCGGAAAATCGCCGAGGAACATGCCATCCCCCTGGTCGAAGACAAACCCTTGGCCCAAGCGTTGTACAAAAGCACGGGCCTCAATGAAACGATTCCGGAAAACCTGTTCCAGACCGTGGCCGAGGTTCTCGCCTATGTATACAGCCTCAAGCGAAAAAGAGCCTGA
- the flhA gene encoding flagellar biosynthesis protein FlhA, with translation MADNTGAATGLKAVNFEMSSLFVAVGVVAILMVMIIPLPTIILDLLLSMNITIGLVILLMSMYNTNPLDFSSFPSLLLITTLFRLALNIASTRLILLHGHEGQGAVGDVIQSFGNFVVGGNFAVGMIIFLIMVLINFVVITKGSGRIAEVAARFTLDAMPGKQMAIDADLNAGLINEAEAKHRRSEVSRQSEFYGAMDGASKFVRGEAMASLVIMVINIIGGFFIGAFMQNMRAAQAAETYTLLTIGDGLVSQIPALVISTSAGIIVSRAASDVTMGKEFMKQFGHQPQALAVSSGIIILFGLVPGLPHLPFIVLGIIMGAISLMAFNKTAADQEEKKVEAEKEKQAATPLPGAPETVESLLPLDILQLEVGYGLIPLVDEAQEGDLLERIRAIRRQFAMDMGMIIPPLHVRDNLQLKPDQYVLLLKGVEVAKGEIMMGHLLAMDSGMAKRKIEGIPTMEPAFQLPALWIDQEKKDEAQVAGYTVVDPSTVIATHLTEVLRTHADELLGRQDTQKLLDNLAKTHPKVVEELVPGLLPLGLVQKVLQNLLRERVSLRDLLTICETLADFAPMGKDPDILTEYVRQKLARSIISSFTDEQGTLTVLTLSTQVEDLVRESLQKSDQGVFLNLEPNLAQRLLASAKTMVEKVSLDGYQPIIVCSPIIRRHFRRLMERFMPHVIVLSHNELTAQTQLQSLGTIELNPKK, from the coding sequence ATGGCAGATAACACCGGGGCAGCAACAGGACTGAAAGCAGTCAACTTCGAGATGTCCAGCCTTTTCGTGGCGGTCGGAGTCGTGGCCATTCTCATGGTCATGATCATTCCCCTGCCCACCATCATCCTCGACCTGCTGCTCTCCATGAACATCACCATCGGCTTGGTCATCCTGCTGATGAGTATGTACAATACCAATCCGCTGGATTTTTCTTCCTTTCCCTCGCTGCTGCTGATCACCACCTTATTTCGCTTGGCGCTGAATATCGCCTCCACCCGACTCATCCTGCTGCACGGTCATGAAGGGCAAGGCGCGGTGGGCGATGTCATCCAATCCTTTGGCAATTTTGTGGTGGGCGGCAATTTTGCCGTGGGCATGATCATCTTCCTGATCATGGTGCTCATCAATTTCGTGGTTATCACCAAGGGTTCCGGCCGTATTGCCGAGGTGGCGGCCCGCTTCACCCTGGACGCCATGCCCGGCAAACAGATGGCCATCGATGCGGACCTCAACGCCGGATTGATCAACGAAGCGGAGGCGAAACACCGCCGCTCGGAAGTCAGCCGCCAATCGGAATTTTACGGAGCCATGGACGGCGCCAGCAAATTCGTGCGCGGCGAGGCCATGGCCAGTTTGGTGATCATGGTCATCAATATCATCGGCGGGTTCTTCATCGGCGCCTTCATGCAGAACATGCGGGCTGCCCAAGCGGCGGAAACCTATACCCTGCTCACCATCGGCGACGGGCTGGTCTCCCAGATTCCGGCCCTGGTCATCTCCACCTCCGCGGGTATCATTGTCAGCCGCGCGGCCTCCGATGTGACCATGGGCAAGGAATTCATGAAACAGTTCGGGCACCAGCCCCAGGCCCTGGCGGTTTCTTCCGGAATCATCATCCTCTTCGGCCTGGTGCCGGGGTTGCCGCACCTCCCCTTTATCGTGTTGGGCATCATTATGGGAGCCATCTCGCTGATGGCCTTCAATAAAACCGCCGCCGACCAGGAAGAGAAAAAGGTCGAAGCAGAAAAAGAAAAACAGGCTGCCACTCCCCTGCCCGGCGCGCCGGAAACAGTGGAAAGCCTGTTGCCCCTGGATATCCTGCAACTTGAAGTGGGATATGGTCTCATTCCTCTGGTTGACGAGGCCCAGGAAGGCGATCTTCTGGAACGGATCCGGGCCATCCGCAGGCAGTTTGCCATGGACATGGGGATGATTATCCCGCCCTTACATGTGCGCGACAACCTCCAGCTCAAACCCGACCAGTATGTCCTCCTTCTCAAAGGGGTGGAGGTCGCCAAAGGGGAAATTATGATGGGCCATCTGCTGGCCATGGATTCCGGCATGGCCAAACGGAAGATCGAAGGAATACCCACCATGGAGCCGGCCTTCCAGCTCCCCGCCCTCTGGATCGATCAGGAGAAAAAAGACGAAGCCCAGGTGGCGGGCTACACCGTGGTTGATCCCTCCACGGTGATCGCCACCCATCTCACCGAGGTGCTGCGCACCCACGCCGATGAACTCCTGGGCCGCCAGGACACCCAGAAGCTTCTGGACAATCTGGCCAAAACCCATCCCAAGGTGGTGGAAGAACTGGTACCCGGCCTGCTGCCTCTTGGCCTTGTGCAAAAGGTACTTCAGAACCTCCTGCGGGAGCGGGTATCGCTGCGCGACCTGCTCACCATCTGCGAAACCCTGGCCGACTTCGCGCCCATGGGCAAGGACCCGGACATCCTTACCGAGTATGTCCGACAGAAACTCGCCCGTTCCATTATCAGCTCCTTTACCGATGAGCAAGGGACACTTACAGTCCTTACCCTCTCCACCCAGGTCGAAGATCTGGTGCGCGAATCATTGCAGAAAAGTGACCAGGGCGTATTCCTTAACCTGGAGCCGAACCTGGCCCAACGCTTACTGGCCTCGGCAAAGACCATGGTGGAAAAAGTTTCGCTGGACGGTTATCAGCCCATCATTGTCTGCTCCCCGATTATCCGCCGCCATTTTCGACGGCTCATGGAAAGGTTCATGCCCCACGTCATCGTCCTTTCCCATAATGAATTGACCGCGCAGACCCAACTGCAATCCCTGGGGACAATCGAACTCAACCCCAAGAAATAG
- the flhF gene encoding flagellar biosynthesis protein FlhF gives MRIKRFEASDTSSAMAMVKEELGEDAVILSTRNLPGKSGSARGGPRIEVVAAMEYDPEPEITLPPPGSDTKEGRLPKTVGYGYHSVRQAPAKNTAGRVAPQQTPPQPGFDRKLSAELSARTLPSNSGEKGTKAAKVQFEANDLRLRFANFLRRQYCAKEELDGHSLSGHSSGQAAQKGGRPDPKQVAQWRDKIIDQLQITPLAIGITKAPTVVALIGPTGVGKTTTAAKIAAWYSIHEGMKVALLSMDCYRIGATDQLRTYAKIMRLPCEIALRKRDLQTALLRHQDKDLIIIDTAGKSPYDPNHIRELGEWFSLKNGIDPYLVLSATSKKEDLQQILSSYEPLRVKGLILSKLDETRAYASLCQLLAGAALPISCLCTGQRVPEDFLLASREFLQTLFGQGWQAAAGELATEAQCRWTQ, from the coding sequence ATGCGAATCAAACGTTTTGAAGCCTCGGATACATCCAGCGCCATGGCCATGGTCAAGGAAGAGCTGGGAGAAGATGCGGTTATTCTTTCGACCCGCAATCTTCCCGGAAAAAGCGGCTCGGCCAGAGGCGGACCGAGGATTGAAGTGGTGGCTGCCATGGAATATGACCCGGAGCCGGAGATTACCTTGCCGCCCCCGGGATCAGACACCAAGGAGGGCAGATTACCGAAAACGGTGGGGTACGGCTATCATTCCGTGCGTCAGGCCCCGGCAAAAAATACAGCCGGCCGGGTAGCTCCACAGCAGACCCCGCCCCAACCCGGTTTTGACCGCAAACTGTCCGCCGAGCTTTCCGCCCGCACCCTGCCAAGCAACTCGGGGGAAAAAGGTACCAAAGCCGCAAAGGTCCAGTTTGAAGCCAATGACCTGCGGTTGCGTTTTGCCAATTTCCTGCGCCGGCAATACTGCGCCAAGGAAGAACTTGACGGCCATTCCCTTTCGGGTCACTCCTCCGGGCAAGCCGCGCAAAAAGGCGGTCGGCCCGACCCGAAACAGGTTGCCCAGTGGCGGGACAAAATTATCGATCAGCTCCAGATAACCCCCCTTGCCATCGGGATCACCAAGGCGCCCACCGTGGTGGCCCTGATCGGCCCAACTGGGGTGGGAAAAACAACGACCGCCGCGAAAATCGCCGCTTGGTACAGCATTCACGAAGGGATGAAGGTGGCTCTTCTCTCCATGGATTGTTACCGGATAGGGGCCACTGACCAACTGCGGACCTATGCCAAGATCATGCGTCTGCCCTGCGAAATCGCTCTGCGCAAAAGGGATCTGCAGACGGCTCTTCTTCGCCATCAGGACAAGGATCTGATCATCATCGATACGGCGGGCAAGAGCCCTTATGATCCGAACCACATCCGGGAGCTGGGCGAATGGTTTTCTTTGAAAAACGGGATTGATCCGTATCTCGTGCTCAGCGCCACCAGCAAGAAAGAAGACCTGCAGCAGATCCTCTCCTCCTATGAGCCCTTGCGGGTCAAGGGGCTGATCCTCTCCAAGCTCGATGAAACCCGGGCATATGCTTCCCTCTGCCAGCTACTGGCCGGCGCGGCACTGCCCATTTCCTGCCTATGCACCGGCCAGAGGGTCCCGGAGGATTTCCTCCTCGCCTCCCGGGAATTCCTGCAGACTCTATTCGGGCAGGGCTGGCAGGCGGCTGCCGGTGAGCTTGCCACCGAAGCCCAATGCAGATGGACCCAATGA
- a CDS encoding MinD/ParA family protein: MTHSQTQKKRTAVPRGRTEPQPRVICVTSGKGGVGKTNIVTNLGYALAKGGKKVLILDADLNLANVDILLGLTPRYNLHHVFMGEKTLQEVLVQGPEGLLILPASSGIMELADLTEQQRLYFLSEMSALAQKIDIMLIDTAAGINNNVIYFNLAARERIIILTPEPTSLTDAYALVKVLSSRHDVKKFRILVNLARSEKEALAVFRKLSIVADRFLDSLSLDYLGYIPYDSKLPTAVREQRLVSDIFPDAPSSKMFSKVAGNISQEEPEMKADGNIKFFWQGLVDL; the protein is encoded by the coding sequence ATGACCCACTCGCAAACCCAAAAGAAAAGAACAGCGGTGCCCCGCGGCCGAACCGAGCCCCAACCACGGGTCATTTGCGTGACCAGCGGCAAGGGCGGGGTCGGCAAAACGAATATCGTCACCAACCTCGGCTATGCCCTGGCAAAGGGTGGCAAAAAGGTGCTGATCCTTGACGCGGACCTGAACCTGGCCAACGTCGACATCCTGCTCGGTCTGACCCCCCGCTACAACCTGCACCACGTTTTCATGGGCGAAAAAACGCTCCAAGAGGTTTTGGTGCAAGGGCCCGAGGGTCTGCTCATTCTTCCCGCCAGCTCCGGGATCATGGAACTGGCGGACCTCACCGAACAGCAACGGTTGTACTTCCTTTCCGAGATGTCGGCCCTGGCCCAAAAAATCGACATCATGCTGATCGACACCGCCGCAGGCATCAACAATAACGTGATCTACTTCAATCTCGCGGCCCGGGAGCGCATCATCATCCTGACCCCGGAACCGACCTCCCTGACCGACGCCTACGCGCTGGTCAAGGTCCTCTCCAGCAGGCATGACGTGAAAAAATTCCGCATCCTGGTCAATCTTGCGCGCTCCGAAAAGGAGGCTCTGGCTGTTTTCCGGAAATTGAGCATTGTGGCCGACCGTTTTCTCGACTCGCTTTCCCTGGATTATCTCGGGTATATCCCCTATGATAGCAAACTCCCCACTGCGGTGCGCGAACAGCGGCTGGTCTCAGACATCTTCCCGGATGCTCCGTCCAGCAAGATGTTCAGTAAAGTGGCCGGGAATATTTCCCAGGAAGAGCCCGAGATGAAAGCCGATGGGAACATAAAATTTTTCTGGCAGGGACTCGTTGATCTGTAA
- a CDS encoding FliA/WhiG family RNA polymerase sigma factor: MSKQLSPKFKDYTNTFFSQAEPLSAEKRNELILTYTPLIKYIAARLAARLPAQVSLDDLISCGIIGLIDAINKFDVSKNVQFKTYAEFRVKGAMLDELRALDWVPRSVRRKTTDLEKAYADIEKKMGRPATDEEVAQTMGLALDDFYKLLDETKSVSFMDIEFLRQKSTETSDPTLAETFAMDDRDPFTAINLSQIRELIADAISDLPEKEKLTVSLYYQEELTMKEIGEVLGYTESRISQMHSKAMFRLRTKLKKTLAN, from the coding sequence ATGAGCAAACAGCTGTCACCCAAGTTCAAAGACTACACGAATACTTTTTTCAGCCAGGCAGAACCGCTGAGTGCAGAAAAACGCAATGAGCTGATTCTGACCTACACCCCGCTGATCAAGTATATCGCGGCACGCTTGGCGGCGCGTCTTCCCGCGCAGGTGTCGCTCGATGATCTCATCAGTTGCGGGATCATCGGCCTCATTGACGCCATCAATAAATTTGATGTTTCCAAAAACGTGCAATTCAAAACCTATGCCGAATTCAGGGTCAAGGGCGCGATGCTCGACGAACTTCGCGCCTTGGATTGGGTGCCCCGTTCCGTGCGGCGGAAGACCACGGACCTGGAAAAGGCCTATGCCGACATTGAAAAGAAGATGGGCAGACCGGCCACGGACGAGGAAGTCGCCCAGACCATGGGCCTTGCCTTGGATGATTTCTACAAGCTCCTTGATGAAACCAAGTCCGTCTCTTTCATGGATATCGAATTTCTTCGTCAGAAATCAACAGAAACAAGCGATCCTACCCTGGCGGAAACCTTCGCCATGGACGATCGCGATCCCTTCACCGCCATCAACCTGTCCCAGATTAGGGAACTCATCGCTGATGCCATTTCCGATCTCCCGGAAAAAGAAAAACTGACTGTCTCCCTCTATTATCAGGAAGAACTAACGATGAAGGAAATCGGCGAGGTGTTGGGCTATACGGAGTCACGTATTTCCCAGATGCACAGCAAAGCCATGTTCCGCCTCCGAACCAAGCTGAAAAAGACCCTGGCGAATTGA
- a CDS encoding response regulator, producing the protein MAADPNMKILVVDDFATMRRIVKNILTQLGFKNIIEADDGTTALNVLKSEKIGLIVSDWNMPKMTGLDLLKAVRADASMANTPFIMVTAEAQQDNIILAVKAKVSQYIVKPFTAETLSEKLNKIF; encoded by the coding sequence ATGGCTGCTGATCCTAATATGAAAATTCTCGTGGTTGACGATTTCGCCACCATGCGACGCATAGTCAAAAACATTCTCACCCAGCTTGGCTTCAAAAATATCATTGAAGCGGACGATGGCACCACGGCCCTGAATGTCCTGAAATCCGAAAAAATCGGGCTTATCGTCTCGGACTGGAACATGCCCAAGATGACAGGTCTCGACCTGCTGAAAGCTGTCCGGGCTGACGCCAGCATGGCCAATACGCCTTTTATCATGGTGACGGCGGAAGCACAGCAGGACAATATTATTTTGGCGGTTAAGGCCAAGGTCAGCCAGTACATTGTTAAACCATTCACCGCTGAAACCCTTTCCGAAAAACTCAACAAAATATTCTGA
- a CDS encoding flagellar basal body-associated FliL family protein, whose protein sequence is MADERPPQSVDQFASTDPAADHDETNWGEDWESAFQAEDDAFFSEDKEEENFFLEENEPTATAGVGAPDLDASLEKTLSGIPDQGTAAGAKQAQPFTRFLAFPALFISAKIIAQTQFARLQALPIFVRIPLYALPLLVVGLFIVLISTQKPPPSLHQTATTSTEHPGSTMAPPDINTVGTSSPDAHEASQLHPGKVRKKWAFPAFVIPVKNPTGDQPAPPVTFVLVDITLITSLAEQEEPPADKKIFVRDIIYQFFQNKPLEELRRYSLARGEMNKELRAWLQKQWPEAPIESIIFNQYHLS, encoded by the coding sequence ATGGCTGACGAACGCCCTCCCCAGTCTGTTGACCAGTTCGCCAGCACGGATCCTGCTGCTGACCACGATGAAACAAACTGGGGGGAGGACTGGGAATCCGCATTTCAGGCTGAGGATGACGCGTTTTTCTCCGAGGACAAAGAGGAGGAGAATTTCTTCCTTGAGGAAAACGAGCCGACAGCCACCGCCGGGGTTGGCGCCCCGGACCTCGATGCTTCGCTGGAAAAAACTCTTTCCGGCATCCCAGATCAGGGTACCGCCGCCGGTGCCAAACAGGCTCAACCCTTTACCCGTTTCCTGGCATTCCCCGCCCTTTTTATTTCCGCCAAAATAATTGCCCAAACACAGTTCGCCCGGCTGCAAGCGCTGCCCATTTTTGTCCGCATCCCCCTCTATGCTCTGCCGCTCCTTGTTGTCGGCCTTTTTATTGTTTTAATCTCCACACAAAAACCACCCCCCTCCCTGCACCAGACTGCCACCACCTCTACCGAACATCCTGGAAGCACAATGGCTCCTCCCGACATCAACACGGTCGGGACATCCTCTCCGGACGCGCACGAAGCCAGCCAGCTTCACCCGGGAAAAGTCCGTAAAAAATGGGCCTTCCCCGCCTTCGTTATTCCGGTAAAAAACCCGACAGGCGATCAGCCTGCCCCCCCAGTCACCTTTGTTCTTGTTGACATCACCCTGATCACCTCCCTTGCCGAGCAGGAAGAGCCTCCCGCAGACAAAAAAATATTTGTCCGCGACATCATCTATCAATTCTTTCAGAACAAGCCTCTTGAAGAATTGCGCAGGTACTCTCTTGCCCGGGGCGAAATGAACAAAGAACTCCGCGCCTGGCTCCAGAAACAATGGCCCGAGGCCCCCATCGAATCAATCATCTTTAACCAGTACCACCTTTCTTGA
- a CDS encoding ammonium transporter: MDTGDTAFMLIATALVMLMTPGLALFYGGMVRSKNVLSTILQSFVCLGVVSIIWVVYGYSLAFGPDVNGMIGNLDWAGLAGVGLEPGKYSATIPHLLFCAFQLMFAVITPALITGTFAERVKFPAFLLFTVLWSTLVYLPVCHWVWGGGWISGHGGLDFAGGTVIHINSGAAALVAALVFGKRKGWGKESFHPHNLTMTMLGAGILWFGWFGFNAGSALSANGVAVNAFFTTQVATGAALLSWLIAEWITQGKPTTLGAASGAIAGLVAITPGAGFVGATSAVLIGLVAGALCYFAVLAKSRLGYDDALDVVGVHGVGGLWGALATGLFATTAVNAAGKDGLFFGNPQLLGIQAMDAFTTIAYSVVVTFIILKFVDLVIGLRVSEEEEVQGLDLTQHSEIGYSL; this comes from the coding sequence ATGGACACAGGTGATACCGCATTCATGCTGATTGCCACGGCCTTGGTCATGCTGATGACCCCGGGACTGGCTCTTTTTTATGGCGGCATGGTCCGCTCAAAAAATGTTTTGAGTACGATTCTGCAAAGTTTTGTCTGTCTTGGTGTCGTCTCGATCATCTGGGTGGTCTATGGCTACTCCTTGGCCTTCGGCCCCGATGTCAACGGCATGATCGGCAACCTCGATTGGGCCGGGCTTGCCGGGGTTGGCCTTGAACCCGGCAAGTATTCCGCCACCATCCCCCATCTGCTGTTCTGCGCATTCCAACTGATGTTCGCCGTTATCACCCCGGCGCTGATCACCGGCACCTTTGCGGAACGGGTAAAATTTCCAGCCTTTCTCCTCTTTACTGTTCTCTGGAGCACCCTGGTCTATTTGCCCGTGTGCCATTGGGTTTGGGGCGGGGGCTGGATCAGCGGCCACGGCGGCCTTGATTTTGCTGGCGGCACTGTCATTCACATCAATTCAGGCGCGGCAGCCCTTGTTGCGGCCTTGGTTTTCGGAAAACGCAAAGGCTGGGGCAAGGAATCATTTCATCCACACAATCTGACCATGACCATGCTTGGCGCGGGGATTCTTTGGTTCGGCTGGTTTGGCTTCAATGCGGGCAGCGCCTTGTCGGCAAACGGTGTCGCGGTCAACGCCTTTTTCACCACCCAGGTCGCCACCGGCGCAGCCCTGCTTTCCTGGCTGATCGCGGAATGGATAACACAAGGGAAACCCACCACCCTGGGCGCCGCCTCCGGCGCCATTGCCGGCCTGGTTGCCATCACCCCGGGGGCCGGCTTTGTCGGCGCCACCTCCGCGGTGCTCATCGGCCTGGTGGCCGGCGCTCTCTGCTACTTCGCAGTTCTCGCCAAAAGCCGCCTCGGATACGACGACGCCCTTGACGTGGTCGGAGTCCATGGAGTCGGGGGCCTTTGGGGCGCGTTGGCCACAGGGCTGTTTGCCACCACCGCCGTCAATGCGGCAGGCAAGGACGGCCTGTTCTTCGGGAATCCGCAGCTCTTGGGCATCCAAGCCATGGATGCCTTTACGACCATCGCCTACTCGGTTGTGGTAACATTCATTATCCTCAAGTTTGTCGACCTGGTGATCGGTCTCCGGGTCAGCGAAGAGGAAGAGGTTCAGGGTCTGGATCTAACCCAGCACAGCGAAATCGGCTACTCACTCTAA
- a CDS encoding P-II family nitrogen regulator: MKKIEAIIKPFKLDDVKDALNEMGIKGMTISEVKGYGRQKGHKEIYRGAEYIVDFIPKVKIEIIVESGMVEAVVNCIRETANTGKIGDGKIFVLPVEEVIRVRTGETGNEAI, translated from the coding sequence ATGAAGAAGATCGAGGCAATTATCAAGCCGTTCAAGCTGGACGATGTCAAGGACGCCTTGAACGAAATGGGCATCAAGGGCATGACCATCTCCGAAGTCAAGGGATACGGCCGCCAGAAAGGACATAAGGAAATTTACCGCGGCGCGGAATACATCGTCGATTTTATCCCCAAGGTCAAGATCGAGATCATTGTCGAATCCGGGATGGTTGAGGCTGTGGTCAATTGCATCCGGGAAACCGCCAACACCGGCAAGATCGGCGATGGCAAAATCTTTGTCTTGCCGGTGGAAGAGGTTATCCGCGTCCGCACGGGGGAAACCGGGAACGAGGCGATCTAG